A stretch of Phytoactinopolyspora mesophila DNA encodes these proteins:
- a CDS encoding AbgT family transporter yields the protein MVTNSRTHTKVGLGARVLDGIERAGNRLPDPFALFIFLFAVIAVVSTVMAAADVVVELPDAEEPTPIRGFFTGEGITWLTTGMVTNFVEFPPLGVVLTILLAVGVAQRTGLLAAVVRRAFGRAPRWALPYVVGIVSVAGNIMSDAAMVALPPLAAMVFKAAGRHPVAGLLGSFAAVTAGYSCSPFITSADALLSGITTAAAEPLGDVGTAVTPVSNYFITATIAVLLGLVSGLLIDRVLEPSLNRRQMPTETVEGVTSTGAKSEDGTDVVLDPELSPQERRGLRWSGLALMLTVSGVLLLTLPAGAPMRGEDGGFLPSSPLLDSVVFLVFLTLIVPSITYGLVLRTVTGGASIASMMAGAVKDMSGFLVVAFVMAQFLALFNWSGLSSWLAVTGADLLERANFTGFGAIVAFVILAALINLFVISGSAQWTLFAAVFVPMFALLGYEPGFIQAAFRIGDSATNGLSPLNPYMVIILGFLRAYAPNAGLGTVIARALPFSLVFLVLWIVVLAVFFFTGTPVGPGMGIHL from the coding sequence ATGGTGACGAACTCCCGTACTCACACAAAGGTAGGTCTAGGAGCCCGCGTCCTCGACGGAATCGAGCGCGCCGGCAACCGCCTGCCCGATCCATTCGCACTGTTCATCTTTCTGTTCGCCGTGATCGCCGTGGTGTCGACGGTGATGGCCGCCGCGGACGTCGTAGTCGAACTCCCCGACGCCGAAGAGCCGACACCCATCCGCGGATTCTTCACCGGTGAGGGCATCACCTGGCTCACGACGGGCATGGTGACCAACTTCGTCGAGTTCCCGCCGCTCGGTGTGGTCCTGACGATTCTCCTCGCGGTGGGGGTCGCCCAGCGCACCGGCCTGCTCGCCGCTGTTGTGCGCCGGGCGTTCGGCCGGGCACCGCGCTGGGCGCTGCCGTACGTCGTCGGGATCGTGTCGGTCGCCGGAAACATCATGAGCGATGCGGCCATGGTGGCGCTGCCACCGCTGGCGGCCATGGTGTTCAAGGCCGCCGGCCGGCATCCGGTGGCCGGGCTGCTGGGCTCATTCGCGGCTGTCACCGCCGGATACAGTTGCAGTCCATTCATTACCAGCGCCGATGCGCTGCTCAGTGGCATCACGACGGCGGCCGCGGAACCGCTGGGCGATGTAGGCACAGCCGTGACGCCGGTGTCGAACTACTTCATCACCGCGACCATCGCAGTGCTGCTCGGCCTCGTCTCCGGTCTGCTCATCGACCGGGTGCTGGAACCGTCCCTCAACCGCCGTCAGATGCCTACGGAGACTGTCGAGGGCGTGACCTCGACCGGCGCGAAGAGCGAGGACGGAACCGACGTGGTGCTGGACCCCGAACTGTCGCCCCAGGAGCGGCGCGGGTTGCGATGGTCTGGTCTGGCACTGATGCTGACCGTGAGTGGCGTCCTGCTGCTGACCCTGCCGGCCGGTGCGCCGATGCGGGGCGAGGACGGCGGCTTCTTGCCGTCGTCGCCGTTGCTCGATTCCGTGGTTTTCCTGGTCTTCCTGACACTCATCGTGCCGTCCATCACCTATGGTCTGGTCCTGCGAACCGTGACCGGGGGCGCGAGCATCGCTTCGATGATGGCGGGTGCCGTCAAGGACATGTCCGGCTTCCTGGTCGTCGCCTTCGTCATGGCTCAGTTCCTGGCCTTGTTCAACTGGAGCGGGCTGTCGTCGTGGCTGGCGGTGACCGGCGCCGACCTCTTGGAGCGAGCGAACTTCACTGGCTTCGGCGCGATCGTCGCCTTCGTGATTCTGGCGGCGTTGATCAACCTCTTCGTGATCTCCGGGTCGGCGCAGTGGACGCTCTTCGCGGCGGTGTTCGTTCCGATGTTCGCCTTGCTCGGTTACGAACCCGGCTTCATTCAGGCCGCCTTCCGGATCGGCGACTCCGCAACGAATGGGCTGAGCCCGCTCAATCCGTACATGGTGATCATCCTGGGTTTCCTGCGGGCATACGCGCCGAATGCGGGACTCGGTACGGTGATTGCGCGAGCACTTCCGTTCAGCCTGGTGTTCTTGGTCCTCTGGATCGTGGTGCTCGCGGTGTTCTTCTTCACCGGCACTCCGGTTGGTCCGGGGATGGGGATTCACCTCTGA
- a CDS encoding Fic family protein: protein MSHEWPAHRHEIRPWRQAVRGGTRDDRMLSEIEVALPPLIADISISVDGLLASVVEQAAREVTALDTAHGRGLGALGVLLLRTESVASSKIEQVEASIDDYARALHGIKTNSSAASMVAATEALDTMIAEVERTRLIDVSTMTSAHAALLRDDPVERHYAGRLRDVQNWIGGSDYSPRHATYVPPPWETVVEYMDDLVRFANRDDVPALVQAAIAHAQFESIHPFTDGNGRIGRALINAILRRRGATKRIVVPLASALVANRDGYFGLLNDYRRGEFRAIVRSFASASLIAASESYTTAERLTEIESEWRTWVGRTRRGSAVDMVLALLPAQPVISAEDVCGKIAAPVSSVYAAIDRLRDAGVLRPLTERKRNQVWGAGLILDELDDLGMRIADAARDQALL from the coding sequence ATGAGCCATGAGTGGCCGGCGCATAGGCACGAGATACGCCCCTGGCGCCAGGCGGTTCGCGGCGGCACTCGCGACGATCGGATGTTGAGCGAGATCGAGGTAGCGCTGCCACCGCTGATCGCAGACATCTCGATCAGCGTGGATGGGTTGCTGGCCAGTGTGGTCGAACAAGCGGCGCGGGAGGTCACCGCGCTGGATACCGCGCACGGTCGCGGCTTGGGCGCGCTCGGTGTGCTGCTTTTGCGGACTGAGTCGGTCGCTTCGTCGAAGATCGAGCAGGTCGAGGCCAGCATCGATGACTACGCTCGTGCCCTGCACGGCATCAAGACAAACTCGTCCGCAGCCTCGATGGTAGCGGCTACCGAGGCGCTGGACACCATGATCGCGGAGGTGGAACGCACGCGGCTGATCGATGTTTCCACCATGACATCCGCGCATGCGGCACTCTTGCGGGACGATCCCGTGGAACGTCACTATGCCGGACGGCTGCGTGACGTTCAGAACTGGATCGGCGGTAGCGACTACTCGCCTCGCCACGCGACTTACGTGCCGCCGCCCTGGGAGACCGTCGTTGAGTACATGGACGATCTGGTCAGATTCGCCAACCGCGATGACGTTCCCGCTCTGGTGCAGGCGGCGATCGCGCATGCTCAGTTCGAGTCGATTCATCCCTTTACTGACGGCAATGGGCGTATCGGCAGGGCGTTGATCAACGCGATTCTGCGCCGCCGAGGTGCCACCAAGAGGATCGTTGTCCCGCTGGCGTCGGCCCTGGTGGCGAACCGCGATGGCTATTTTGGCCTGCTCAACGACTACCGGCGCGGCGAATTCCGGGCGATTGTCAGATCCTTTGCCAGCGCATCGCTGATCGCCGCGAGCGAGTCCTACACCACCGCGGAGCGCTTGACGGAGATCGAGTCGGAATGGCGGACGTGGGTGGGACGGACGCGCCGTGGCAGCGCGGTGGACATGGTGCTGGCCCTGTTGCCGGCCCAACCGGTCATATCGGCCGAGGATGTTTGCGGAAAGATCGCTGCGCCGGTAAGCAGCGTGTATGCAGCCATCGATCGGCTCCGGGACGCGGGTGTCCTGCGCCCGCTGACCGAGCGGAAGCGTAACCAAGTGTGGGGTGCGGGGCTCATCCTGGACGAACTGGATGACCTGGGTATGCGGATCGCCGATGCGGCACGGGACCAGGCCCTCCTGTAA
- a CDS encoding amidohydrolase family protein, with translation MTEIRTAYTHVRLIDGTGSDPIDDATVVVNGDLITYAGPAAGAIGLLEGSTTVDLGGRTLLPGLIDCHVHLAYQDASKLLLNNLDVNQSLAAFEVAARAQLTLDAGVTSVRDLGGLDAGFRMAQERGLLRAPRLQVAVRLMSHTGGHADFRWPTGIDLHGDHPLSAAEIVDSEQEARVGARRLIRDGADVIKLCATGGVSSPSDTPDDEGLTVGEIAAIAEEVARHGGRAIAAHAQGAAGIRNAVRGGVTSIEHGYLIDDEGIDLMLERGTFLVPTLSTFVGYHDRRHLLPIAAYEAKLALEERTFERISEAVRRGVRVAMGTDAAISVHGTNLTELSQLVSVGMDPMAAIQAGTLNAATLLGVADRVGSIEAGKLADLVVCAGDPLSDIGLLADPSNVVLVVQGGEVVKRLI, from the coding sequence GTGACCGAGATTCGTACCGCCTACACCCACGTCCGCCTGATCGATGGCACCGGTAGCGATCCGATCGACGACGCAACCGTCGTCGTCAACGGAGATCTGATCACATACGCGGGGCCCGCTGCCGGCGCGATCGGGCTGCTGGAAGGGAGCACCACCGTTGACCTCGGCGGCCGGACACTCCTGCCGGGACTCATCGACTGCCATGTCCACCTGGCCTACCAGGACGCATCGAAGTTGTTGCTGAACAACCTCGACGTCAACCAGAGCCTGGCCGCGTTCGAGGTGGCGGCCCGCGCGCAGCTCACTCTCGATGCTGGCGTCACCAGCGTCCGTGACCTCGGTGGGCTGGACGCCGGTTTCCGGATGGCTCAGGAGCGGGGCTTGCTGCGCGCTCCGCGGCTGCAGGTAGCCGTGCGATTGATGAGCCACACCGGCGGGCACGCGGACTTCCGATGGCCCACTGGCATCGACTTGCACGGCGATCACCCGCTGTCGGCGGCGGAGATCGTCGATTCGGAGCAAGAAGCCCGGGTCGGAGCGCGACGGTTGATCCGGGACGGCGCCGACGTGATCAAGCTCTGTGCGACCGGGGGTGTGTCGAGCCCGTCGGACACGCCCGACGACGAAGGCCTGACAGTCGGTGAGATCGCCGCCATCGCCGAGGAGGTCGCCCGGCACGGAGGACGTGCCATCGCCGCACACGCCCAGGGCGCAGCCGGCATCCGCAACGCGGTGCGTGGAGGTGTCACCAGCATCGAACACGGCTATCTCATCGACGATGAGGGTATCGACCTGATGCTCGAACGGGGCACGTTCCTGGTTCCCACGCTGTCGACCTTCGTCGGCTATCACGACCGCAGACACTTGCTGCCGATCGCGGCGTACGAGGCGAAGCTGGCCCTGGAAGAGCGCACCTTCGAACGCATCTCCGAGGCCGTGCGCCGAGGTGTGCGGGTGGCGATGGGCACTGATGCGGCGATCTCCGTGCATGGCACGAACCTGACCGAGCTCAGCCAACTGGTGTCGGTCGGCATGGACCCGATGGCCGCCATCCAAGCCGGAACGCTGAACGCCGCGACGCTGCTGGGTGTCGCCGACCGGGTCGGGAGCATCGAGGCTGGCAAACTTGCCGATCTCGTCGTGTGCGCCGGTGATCCGCTGTCCGACATCGGCTTGCTCGCCGATCCAAGCAACGTCGTACTCGTCGTACAGGGGGGCGAAGTAGTCAAACGCCTGATCTGA
- a CDS encoding Lrp/AsnC family transcriptional regulator, with protein MQDSNVLDELDLEIVNALQLAPRARWADLAPILGADPTTLARRWQRLTDDGIARITVVPRRGTVSQQSVAYVELRCANGAIPKVTARLAADPDVLTIHHTAGFAQLMIVLTAGPRLPDYLLNRIGPISGVLDYAVHIITDLPFETDRWHIRALTADQHNRLRALGVGAGDGRSLEGRVTDLDRELVTRLCVDGRASYQELADQTGVSAPAVARRLNRLLRARVIGLRCDVSRRRLGLPGAVFLRGTLDRAEFRTAMGELGARIPELRLITAVAGASNSQLSVWLRSIADLFQVEERLARELPSLRVTDRIVVLRTIKLMGHILDDSERRIRTVPINVDYL; from the coding sequence ATGCAGGATTCGAACGTGTTGGATGAGCTCGACCTGGAGATCGTCAATGCCCTTCAGCTAGCGCCGCGGGCACGCTGGGCTGACCTCGCGCCGATTCTCGGGGCCGACCCGACTACGTTGGCCCGGCGCTGGCAGCGACTCACCGACGACGGCATCGCGCGGATCACCGTCGTCCCCAGGCGCGGCACGGTCAGCCAGCAATCCGTGGCCTACGTGGAGCTTCGCTGCGCGAACGGGGCTATCCCGAAGGTGACTGCCAGGCTCGCCGCCGACCCGGACGTGCTGACCATCCATCACACGGCAGGCTTCGCCCAGCTGATGATTGTGCTGACGGCCGGGCCCCGTCTGCCCGACTATCTGCTGAATCGGATCGGCCCCATCTCGGGCGTCCTGGACTACGCGGTGCACATCATCACTGATCTGCCTTTCGAGACGGACCGCTGGCACATCCGGGCACTGACCGCGGACCAGCACAATCGCCTCCGGGCACTAGGCGTCGGCGCCGGCGACGGACGGTCATTGGAGGGACGAGTCACCGATCTGGACCGGGAGCTCGTGACCCGGCTGTGCGTCGATGGGCGGGCCAGCTATCAAGAGCTGGCGGATCAGACCGGCGTCAGCGCCCCCGCCGTGGCTCGCCGGCTGAACCGGCTACTGCGTGCCCGGGTGATCGGTCTCCGATGTGACGTGTCCCGGCGACGCCTGGGGCTGCCGGGCGCGGTGTTCCTGCGCGGCACGCTTGACCGGGCCGAGTTCCGCACGGCAATGGGCGAACTCGGTGCGCGGATTCCGGAGCTGAGGCTGATCACGGCGGTCGCCGGCGCGAGCAACTCCCAGCTCTCGGTGTGGCTTCGCTCGATAGCCGATCTGTTCCAGGTCGAGGAACGACTTGCCCGCGAACTCCCGAGCCTTCGCGTTACCGACCGGATCGTGGTGTTGCGCACCATCAAACTCATGGGGCACATCCTCGACGACTCCGAACGGCGAATCCGTACCGTCCCGATCAACGTCGACTATCTCTGA